The Vitis vinifera cultivar Pinot Noir 40024 chromosome 18, ASM3070453v1 region ACATTCAAGCAGAACACCGTTAGGACAAGAACCTTTCACCTCTTTGTCATTGCAAAATTACATACACACAAAGTACCATAAAAACAGAACAAAAAGACTAGAGTCATGAAAAATAGAGACCATGGGAAAATCCCAATTGCATGCTCACATATAGGAGGAACTGTATTCTAAGTATTATCACACAACAATGcagaaacaaacaaatacaTATCAAAATACTGCTACTACACAAGCAAAAGCATGTATGACAAAAAAATGCACATCAGTAAATGCATTCATGAAGCACAAGCATTCACAATCAACATGATGCCTTGTAGTTTGACAGTAATTTAGGAATGGAATGtaaaatacataaaatcatTCTTTTCAAGGGATCCAGCTAATGTATAAATATAATGTTCTCACCTCCGCATTTCATCTATATCTTCACCAGTAAGACTCTGAGCTTTATTATTATCAACTATTGCTCGATTATCTTTGGGTTCATCTTTTAATTGGCAATCTTGTGTTTCTTGAAGATCATTACCTGAAAGAGAAAATTCAGCAAACAagtcaaaaaactaaaaatatggtAAGAGAGAAAAAGAGCAAAATAATTGCAATAAAGTCAACTATCCAAACTTTCAAACAgttcaacaaaataaaacttCCTCCCAGAAATTTGGAGCCTGTTGCTCAACCTCTGTAATACCATGCCCATATCAATTTCCATATGGCCGTCTCTTTTAATAGATCAAATTCCGAGTTATCTTTTCTTACTACCATAACCCTCAACATATCATTCTTTTTCACCATTGCTATGATGCACCTGATCAAACACCACAACTCTCATTGATAGGAAAACAATTTCTCAAAACACCAGAATATTGCATCCTCCCACCCTCAATTAATGGAACTCCACAGGAGTATGACTTAGATAAATGACAGAAAACGGGTGGCAATTTCAGAAATTACAACacgaaaagaaaatattagaggGGTAACTCTAATTTTGCACATAGTAGGTTTGTACAAAATGCcttggaaagaaaaaggaacaaaTACATTCTCATACAAGCTTTAAACACCTCAGTAAAAGCATAGCCGTTAAGCATGAATTCAGAGAAAGCAGACATTAATAGCCCGTGTggcagtgattttaggaagtgtttttaaattttttaacacttcaaaaattttatcatttaagtgttaaatagactaaaaacgttttttagaatcaaTACCAAACGCAACTTTAATATACTCATGCTATGTTTAAATAGTTTGAAAAGCAAAACATGTAGTCTTAAAGCATAATATAGTTCAATCCAACCTGGCGGATGATTTCACTTTCTAGCTATTTTCCTATGCTTTCtcagagaggaaaaaaaaaaaaaaaaggccaaccTTCTGCAGAGGGTGTAACACGAGATAAATACGGCCCTCTGGGTCCGTTATCAACCTGAAACAAAGAACCGAAGGGACAGCCAATCAACGGCTGCAAGGAGCAGTTTTTATTCCCAATTTTCAAAGTCctgaaaatccaattttgaaaattaaatcatGCATAACAAGGAACTCGGTCCACGCAAGTTCAAAGCTTTGTGCATAAAACACTCACGCGGAGGCCGAGAGACGAGCGAAAACCAGACGATCGCCGTCGTTGATGTCGAGCAACACACTGCAGCCTTCCCAGGTCACTCTAGGGTTTTGAATCGAATCGTTTTGAAGGCTATTTTGcgacattttttgttttgtttaagtTCGTGTTGTTATGACAGTgaagaaaaaacaattgaacAAAGATACAACAGAAGAATCGGGAATTTGTATTGGATTTGAAATTAGGGTTTTGCAACTGGGGTTTTATCGAAGTGCTTGCAAGCGCCCTAGGGTTTAACCGTTACAGGGTTTTTGAGATTTCTAGTCTGGCCATCCAACCCAAGTCACGTGGGAACAACTCggaacttaaaagttaaaaataaaacaagtgaTTCGACGCCCAGGCCTTGTTCAGGTTGtttcactttcactttcacGGTTTCACCCCATTGGTCTTTTAGATTTGACCCAACTTGGCCTGCGATCCACCCAATGGATATGTCGGTCCAGATTCTACGCACACCATCTTCGGAATTTTGGGCTTCAAGCTGGGCTGGCCTGAGAGATTCGCATTTGGCCCAATAGTTTCTTTCAGGCGGGGCAAAAATTGGGTTCTATactctaattaatattaaatatttaaataacgAAATGCAATATTTATgctatataaaattttaaaatatttaattaatattattattactaaattGATCACTAATCTCCAAATGATGCTtaagaaacttctttttttcctaACTACTTAGAATCCATTTAGGAACTATTATAATAAAAGCTAATTTAtcgaaattttttataataatattattatcaaatatgtgttCGATGGAGAAtcggtttaaaaaaaaattagtaaaaccTTTCAAAGTAGTCTAGAAGTCCATTTGACAGTGTtattgaaaaatacttttaatataaaaaatgtttgataaaatttagaaaacaatttaaaattttaattatgatatttcttgaaaaaatatttgataaatgattatcctaaaaacattttaaaaattttttttattaaaaacactacGAGTAGAAATACTCCCTAACAACctctaaataatttaaatagtaatacaaaataaataaatatatatatagatacatgttttaatttttaaaatatcaaataccaAATATAATTTTGCTGTCATCTTTACCcatcaaccaaacattttccaTATCCTATGCTAAATTCTTACCCACCAAAATCTTAATAGCTTGTAAGGAGGAGACTATGGATGGTCTCTTTAAGGTAATGACCTTGACGTGTGAGCCTCTCTTAGCAAAAATACATGCATAAATAAAAGGATGTCAAAatcaatgtttttataattatattagttattaaactaaaaaagtTATCGATTCACGATTCACTAATCGAATCGATAGTCGAATCAATGATatcataatgattttttatatattattaaaattttaaaaataaaaattaaataaattataccTAAatgattcaattgattcaatgaataatgaatattcATATTCAATATgcaacaaaatattaaatattaaaaatttaatattcaattgaAACTTTGCAAATTGCAACAATGCAATTCATCGTGGGAAACTAGAAAGTTGTTAACGACATCAACATCATCGTCGGTCGACAATATCGGCTTTGACGATTATGCAATCGGAGACTAGATTGTGGAGGTTGGATGGAGAGTAGCAACAACAAAAGGTAGCAACGGTGGGGCAGTGACCGCAAATCTTTGTTATAAATAAGATCTGTTCTTAGATtcaaatgattaattatttactaaaaGTAATATATAGATTCAAATGATCtattcttataaaattaattatttaggaaattgtcatccatattttattctgatttatttgaattatatatatatatataattcaaataaatcagaataaaatatggatgacaatttcctaaataaacttatttaaattatagaataattattgatttttaattcaattaatcaagatTGGGCATTCATAATTCAACTTCGAACATAAACCTATTGGCAAAACAAGagtatataatttaataattttatggtAATCAAAATGAATAGTCTAACGAGATTAACCTGAGTTCCACACCTTAGAGTTGATCTGTATactaacttttaatattttattctattgaATTACCTAATACATGAATGGACATGGAATCTAGATCTAAGATTTTTAGGCTTTTACTACTCCGTTAGATTTGTCTTAAGATAGATAACAAtaacaaaatattgaaattaccAATAATCCCTAATATTTATGAATATGTTGATTGTATCATCGCCTAAATCAAACTAACTTTAGAGGGTATTTCGATCACAATATTAGTGCCCTAACATttcattcattccatcattAATCCGATTTCACTCATTGTTTCCCTTTGGATCTAACCCTAGGTTTTCATATTTCACCCCAAGATAAATTTTCAGCCTCTTATGGGCATGTTCTCAAAGTCATAAAAGAATACGAAAGAACCATTAttgatttcaaagaaattaaaaataataatttattcaataataaaaagaataaataaaacaaaccaagaaaaacttttaaaatagtCAAATCACCCTTactcctaaaaataaaaatcaagaagtCCCTAGAAAACCTAAGTAGGGAGTCTTTATAGTTTCCACCAAAAAACCTAAGTTCCTATTGActactttttttataaataattacctaaaatgattaaaataataataaaaatgtgatttatAGTCATGTGGGGTCCACTTAAGACAGATAAAGTGCCCAAGATGCAATTCCCAAAGTATAGGAAGTGAAATATCAGTGTAGCAATAtgtgaatttgaaattaaggTCATTTCGAATAagattttgaattcataagttgaatttcgaaatcattttgaaattgtCCTTCAActttatacaattattttcaaatggtcataacctttttttttacctcTGATTTGCACACTGTTTAAAGCGTTGAATTCCTAACTTCTAGAGTTTCGAAACGATATATGGCTTGCCTAAAATGGTCTTCAGAAAATACtctaaattttgtttcaaaatcagAGTATATGTTACCATcagattttgagttctaaatttccatacAACTTAATGAATTTGTTTCATGCCTCATTATCCATGTTCGTTTGTCTTTCCTTATAGTCCATAAGTCTTGACTCGCCTATTTCATTATTGAAACTCTTTcttaatctttcaaaatctaaagtggtTCAACTTgcacatttttctttccttaaaccTGAGATAATGTTCTAAAATACAAGTCAAACCCATGGCGAAggttttaacaataattttgatCAAGTCAGATGATTTGAGTGTTTTATGGtgtataaataatttcaaatatatgtcATTAAAACACATATTTTGCCTTCAATCAAACAAAAGATTAGGATTGTTGCTAGGAGAATTAGGGGCTTTATACTAAACTAAAATGATGTCATTTCGATGCCAAATGCATCAAAAGGATGTCACTttgatgaggaaaaaaaatagcttttgaACCATTTGGTTTAGGGAGAACCAATTGATTCAATTGACCGATTTGATTGTTAGTTCTAATAGTTCAAAACTAATTCAAAACTTAGACGATTCAAAGTACTTAACCAAACTAAAACGGTAATAGACTAATCTGgtctaatttttaaaaccatgaccAAAacaatcatatatattttattaggaGAAACCTCAAAAATGGATCCCACAATGGACGGTTAATTAATGAGAAGGAAAGATCATAATTTGAAGTTGATTTTATTATGGGAAGGAATGATCACAATTTGagtggaaaagaaaagacagaATCGTTAAAGCTGTATTCTTCTCGCGTAAGCGTAATCAAAAGGCATTAACGTTCATTAATTTATAGAATACATGTTTATCCGCCTCCATTAAGCGTTGCAATGCCTTTCTATCTGAAACCAATCATGGCTCAAACATGATGATCGTTGATTTTGAAATCGTAAACCAAggttattaaaatttgaatcatCGTCTGAGCCCGCATGCCTGTCCACACAAGCAGTTATTCAAGGTTTAATTTGATTGCGTCAAAAAGCAGAATCCAAACGGATATTCACCCTCAACAACCAGAAAAATAAACCCAGAACTAATGGGTCCACACGTGGGGATATTTTCCCACGATTATGATTTCGTGGTCATGAAGTTAGTGGCCAAATTAAATATCCTACTTCCAAGTTATCTGCCAGGGTATGAAGCCTGAGACAGAGATAGGTTTGGGATTAGGTTTAGGAACGAATAATGGAACGGGGTTTGATTTGTATTGGCGCTGGCAACGTCTTATCTTTGGTTCCCTTCGTTTGGCATCATTGAGGATTTGTTTAGCATTAATTTGTGTGATGGATGTGAGAGTGAGCACTGATTAATGTTGTCCACAGAAATGAGAAGGACAAGGGAACAGCGATTgaccttcttttatttttgtgtagGGTTGGCCAAACCCATATCCGACTTCCAGCTACTCTATAAAATGATGCTTTCTGACCTCTGCTTTCTCCACATTTGTTCATACTCATTCGTCACATACAGAAGGGAGAGGATAGGGTATCCACAGACACATTATCGGGTTAGAGAAATGATTTACATTACAATTGAGGGAATCTTGTtccatataatttaattattggaTGGGTGGTCATCTTTAATTTTGTAGAACAAGCTCTgctataaaatttaatttaataaaagaatGGGCAGGGCTGGTAGAGAGCTGGCTGTTTGGCCACATGGGGGAAATGGTGGACAAATTAGGAGCAGCTTGTCAAGTGCTTGCCCAAATGGATAGCACAAACATTGAAAACAACGACTTACCACACTACCATCCATCATTCACCGTTCATTCTCTTTGTTTTATATGATGCTTCTTTGGCCCTtgccctttttccttttccccttGTTTGGAATCTGAGAATTATCATCATGTGTCTGTATGTCCAAACAAATGCCCTTACGAAATGATGGAAAATAACATTAAGAAACTCTACtatgttaatgattttaataattgaGGGAAGCTACCCTACTTATGCTGTAAGTAATGGACCTGCGGGTTGAGTGTTTACATGGACAATGATGAGACTAGCGAGATCAGATGAAACATTTGTAGTAAAGTGATGtataagttttttattacaCAAAAAGATGTCCAAATTAGAATCTGGGAAACAGATAAAAGGCATAAAGAGAATAACTACAAGTCTACAACCAAGCCAAGATACAAACTGGGGGATAGCTGGCCAAACACATCACCGGACCATGCAAGCTCCACTAGTGCACCAGTGGTCCTAATTTCTCATTCCATGAACCAGCTTCTTCTACCTTGACCAAGTCAATGCAAAAGTCAGCCATCAAGTTGCGCTTTGGATAAAATATAGCAAATATATTGCGTAAGCCAACTACACGAGTCACGACTCACTCCACTCGGTctatctaaataaataaatatggaggTATAAAGAAAGGCACAGAGACAGACCCACCACACCAGACATCATCACCCGCTTTGCCTCCTTCCCTCCATATTACCAATCTCGGATTCCTCCGCATTGAAGGTTGAAGGGCACCTCTGGACCAAAGTTTGGAGTGGCATCTTCTCTCTTTCTCATGAAAGAGAGAGGTAGCTCAGCAACACTTCTCTTCTTCTATCTCCTGGGATTACTTTTCATGGCTCTCCTCACTTTCTTACCAGAAGCATCAGAGACCAATACCAAAAAGCAACAGCCTTCAAAGCGGAAGCGAAAGCAGCAAAAGCAGCCATCATCTTGGAACCAAATCAAGAACCTACTCACCTGTAAGCAGATCGAAGGGTCGCAAGTTCACGATCCCTCTAAGAACCCAGGTGGGTACTCCAAGTTGGGGTCTTCTTGCGGTTCCATATGCAGTTTCAGAGACGTTGTTCACGGCAACACTAGGGTGGTTCACAGAGCTGACAACTCACCGGAAAGTAGCTCGGTGGGTCAGGAGACTGGGCTTCTGAGTAGGAAAACTGTGAGTGGGTCGACGTCGTCGACTCGGTCTCTATCAAGTTCAGTGAGATCCAACGCTAGTGCTACCTACACGTCCTCTTCCAGAGGCATGCAATTTAGGAAGCTTTCTGGGTGTTATGAGTGTCACATGATAGTTGATCCAAACAGGTGAGTGGTCTTACGCTTTTTGTTTCATCTTTTCGTTTTAATTttgcccccttttttttttctgaattgAGTTAATAAAACATGAAGAAGACTTTATTAATTAAACCGAGTAAAAACAGGTACCCATCTCCAAGAACAACTATATGTGCTTGCTCTGAGTGTGGAGAGGTTTTTCCAAAGACTGAAAGCTTAGAGCTTCATCAAGCAGTTCGCCATGCCGGTACTGTAGCTActcatttccctttttctttttcttttctccttaatTGATAAGGTCATATTTCTCTGGGTAAAGGGTCTCGTGAGTTTTTTGCTCAGGCAATCTTTGaacactgtttttttttttttcttttgcttttccaTAAAAGCAAAACTTCTCTCTCAATGGTACACGGTATAGCCCATAGGCATGTGTTTCCACGTGGGTAACGACGTCGTTTCGACGTGGGTCGCCGTTCCGTGAATTTCGTAAGGCTACTAGCTAGTAATAATAGCATCATTTTTTCCCATTTCCTTTCGCGATACCGGCGCTAGTGCCGCCAATAGCGGTTAGCCACGTAGACCGTTTAATATCCAAATACAGCTGTCGCCGGACAACCAACAGAACGAAGTCCTGATAACGTGACGTGTCGTACAATGATTCGTCATGCTTTTAATTACTTTTAGGTGATCCGTGACCTGCCGTTTATGGGAACAAAATTTTCACCACCCACACAAATTTTGTATTAGATTTTTGTAAGGGCAATTTCATAAATTGAAGTCCTGATAATGGTACAGTTTCGGAGCTGGGTCCGGAGGATTCGGGTCGGAACATCGTGGAGATCATCTTTAAATCGAGCTGGTTGAAGAAAGACAATCCAATCTGCAAGATCGAACGGATACTAAAAGTCCACAACACCCAGAGGACCATCCAACGGTTCGAGGAATGCCGAGACGCGGTGAAGGTCCGTGCGAACAATAACACCAAGAAAAACCCGCGCTGTGCCGCGGACGGAAACGAGCTGCTGCGGTTCCATTGCACCACCTTAACCTGCGCTCTCGGCTCACGTGGCTCCTCCAGCCTATGCGGCTCCGTACCGGGCTGCGGAGTATGCACCATCATCAGGCACGGATTCCAAGGCAAGGCAGGTGAGGCAAA contains the following coding sequences:
- the LOC100250572 gene encoding uncharacterized protein LOC100250572, which encodes MKERGSSATLLFFYLLGLLFMALLTFLPEASETNTKKQQPSKRKRKQQKQPSSWNQIKNLLTCKQIEGSQVHDPSKNPGGYSKLGSSCGSICSFRDVVHGNTRVVHRADNSPESSSVGQETGLLSRKTVSGSTSSTRSLSSSVRSNASATYTSSSRGMQFRKLSGCYECHMIVDPNRYPSPRTTICACSECGEVFPKTESLELHQAVRHAVSELGPEDSGRNIVEIIFKSSWLKKDNPICKIERILKVHNTQRTIQRFEECRDAVKVRANNNTKKNPRCAADGNELLRFHCTTLTCALGSRGSSSLCGSVPGCGVCTIIRHGFQGKAGEAKGVRTTDSSGRAHDCLPCTDGRRAMLVCRVIAGRVKRMADDAPDEDGASAGSYDSVAGYSGIYSNLEDLFVFNPRAILPCFVVIYKALD